A stretch of Microbulbifer bruguierae DNA encodes these proteins:
- a CDS encoding cupin domain-containing protein encodes MKAQVIFAEQQREFYTEEKCYITELSNTTDDTEVSIARARVAPGVTTCWHRLRDTTERYVILQGQGLVEIGELSPRAVGEGDVVLIPPGCRQRITNTADQDLVFLAICSPRFLPHNYEDLEPR; translated from the coding sequence ATGAAAGCACAGGTAATTTTTGCCGAGCAGCAGCGCGAGTTTTACACCGAAGAAAAGTGTTATATCACCGAGCTCTCGAATACGACCGATGATACCGAGGTTTCCATCGCGCGAGCCCGGGTTGCTCCGGGAGTGACCACATGTTGGCACCGCCTGCGGGATACAACCGAGCGCTATGTGATTCTGCAGGGGCAGGGTTTGGTCGAGATTGGCGAACTGTCGCCGCGGGCGGTGGGCGAGGGCGATGTGGTTCTGATTCCGCCGGGGTGCCGGCAGCGGATTACAAATACCGCAGATCAGGATCTTGTGTTCCTGGCCATCTGTTCGCCCAGGTTCCTGCCGCACAACTATGAAGATCTGGAGCCCCGGTGA
- a CDS encoding ATP-binding protein, with the protein MATTLVGVSCYLLFRRHQCLTNRLASLLVRQEKLTEQYQRELDEREATQQALSDQLQFLQILIDAIPAPIFYKNAEGIYSGCNRAFEAFLGKPREEIIGRSVYGVSPGPQARIYHEKDIELMRQRGHQVYESSVLYADGTLHDVIFNKASYETLDGRLGGLIGVILDISERKTLERELVQAKEKAEFYSRSKTQFLTNMSHEIRTPLNAVVGFSQLLLSRSKGAVLPQDFQDFLEKIAISGQGLAQLVNDVLDISRIEAGKIEVVEENFRLQGLIKNILISCEPQAACKGLNFNCHIDTQLPEFIRSDRGKLSQILINLIGNAIKFSPTNSAIDLRLQKQEGENISVEVIDRGIGIPRHQQAVIFEPFEQVDKSREGQARGTGLGLPITRSLVELLGGKITLESGDNGGTCFRVELPLHEGQDEYPMPADIDASLELLNGIRVLIFEDNAVNQALMQAFCSDLKINATFVADGWKGIEKALLIRPDIIFMDVQLPGLSGIEATEKIRQIPDLCDTPIIGLSAAAFSEQRRDALAAGMDDYLAKPIVFPQLIAAISKHLVRAEA; encoded by the coding sequence TTGGCGACAACACTGGTAGGTGTTTCCTGCTACCTGCTGTTTCGCCGACATCAGTGCCTCACCAATCGTCTGGCCAGCCTGCTGGTACGCCAGGAAAAGCTCACCGAACAATACCAGCGCGAGCTGGACGAACGCGAGGCCACCCAACAGGCACTATCCGATCAGCTGCAATTCCTGCAGATCCTGATTGATGCCATTCCGGCACCGATTTTTTACAAGAATGCCGAAGGGATCTACAGCGGCTGCAATCGCGCCTTCGAAGCCTTCCTTGGCAAGCCTCGCGAAGAAATTATTGGCCGCTCGGTTTACGGCGTTTCACCGGGGCCCCAGGCGCGTATCTATCACGAAAAAGATATCGAACTGATGCGCCAGCGCGGCCACCAGGTTTATGAATCGTCGGTTCTTTACGCCGACGGTACCCTGCACGATGTCATTTTCAATAAAGCCTCCTACGAAACCCTGGACGGTCGCCTTGGCGGGCTTATCGGCGTGATTCTCGATATCAGTGAACGCAAGACACTGGAGCGGGAACTGGTTCAGGCCAAGGAAAAAGCGGAATTCTACAGCCGCTCGAAAACCCAGTTCCTGACCAATATGAGTCATGAAATCCGCACACCGCTCAACGCTGTTGTCGGCTTCAGCCAGCTACTGCTAAGCCGCAGCAAAGGGGCCGTATTACCACAGGACTTTCAGGATTTTCTGGAGAAAATCGCCATCAGCGGCCAGGGACTCGCGCAGCTGGTGAATGACGTGCTGGATATTTCCCGTATCGAAGCGGGCAAGATCGAAGTCGTCGAAGAGAATTTCCGGCTGCAGGGACTGATCAAGAACATTCTGATTTCCTGTGAGCCTCAGGCGGCCTGCAAGGGGCTGAATTTCAACTGCCATATCGATACCCAATTGCCCGAGTTCATTCGCAGTGACCGCGGCAAGCTCTCGCAGATCCTGATCAACCTGATTGGTAATGCCATCAAATTTTCGCCAACCAATAGCGCGATTGATCTGCGGCTGCAAAAACAGGAAGGAGAAAACATTTCTGTTGAAGTCATCGACCGCGGTATCGGCATCCCCCGGCATCAACAGGCTGTGATCTTTGAGCCTTTCGAGCAGGTGGATAAATCCCGGGAAGGACAAGCCAGGGGCACCGGGCTTGGGCTGCCCATCACCCGCAGCCTGGTGGAGCTTCTGGGGGGCAAAATAACTCTGGAGAGCGGTGATAATGGGGGCACCTGTTTCCGCGTGGAGCTGCCATTGCATGAAGGGCAGGATGAATATCCGATGCCCGCTGACATTGACGCATCTCTGGAGCTGCTAAACGGGATCAGAGTTCTGATTTTTGAGGACAATGCGGTTAACCAGGCATTGATGCAGGCCTTCTGTAGCGACCTGAAAATAAACGCCACCTTTGTGGCCGATGGCTGGAAGGGTATAGAGAAGGCACTGCTGATCCGCCCCGACATCATTTTTATGGACGTACAGCTGCCCGGCCTCAGCGGTATCGAGGCTACCGAAAAAATACGCCAGATCCCGGACCTCTGCGATACCCCGATTATCGGTTTGTCCGCCGCCGCCTTCAGTGAACAGCGACGCGACGCGCTGGCCGCTGGCATGGACGACTACCTGGCAAAACCCATTGTATTTCCACAACTCATTGCGGCCATCAGCAAACACCTGGTCCGCGCGGAAGCCTGA
- a CDS encoding LamG-like jellyroll fold domain-containing protein, with protein sequence MKTTAKARNLALLASAIAAISGCSDNGNTYFDGDNPPTVLAPERDKVADAGDPTADAAVIQYNDMAVHDPSVIRDDDGTFYVFGSHLSVAKSTDLMSWTRVADEVNDANPLFNTYASEISEGLEWVGGHQGSWASDVIKLNDGKYYFYYNHCANPASEAGDCNAPRSYLGVAVADTIEGPYTDLGIFLRSGMTPEEIAAGYGPDGFTETEYNAWVHPNAIDPDVFYDKNGKLWMTYGSYSGGIFILEMDESTGKPVPGQGYGKHLTGGDHSAIEGTYMLYSPESDYYYLFMSFGGFVSTDGYNLRVARSRNPDGPFLDAAGNDMAVARGNWDSIAPYGVKLMGGFEFASDVGDTVASRGYLAPGHNSAYYDAETGKHLLITHTRFPNRGEQHSVRVHEMFVNADGWLVASPERYAPIDGDNIVDSNDLNGTYKLINHGKDINRTAKPTLYVTLDDYGRIRGEVNGSYVHDVENPSQIHFKLNIDGDTLEYEGVAKWQWNAQAEKLVPIFTAVSASGESIWGEKMETLGESEVLANIGDALSLPTSTADNSLTLPTRGTRAADITWSSSNELVIKPDGTVIRPNAGSGDQTVTVTADIELNGTTSSKTFNITIPQRQTYNRTAWFPFENDLTEAAGRFDPATATGDRIFNSGSIAYGAGQEGQALQLDGTNGVLLPEGLINNYEYTVSFWANPTVINGFTTAFFGAVNEQIDGAGLPFSTNWVSFLPQGWDGNTMLWSGSEAWFDGSAGERIAEGAWTHMAFSVNKGLVNVYLNGEQKFSAGNVADFFTGNTGKFALGVNYWDLPYNGMIDELKIYEAALSAEEVKFLDIDNKSDAELLASAAAILDLGDLSAVAEDLQLPVTGPYAAAINWTSSNPAAINVSGDTGVVTRPEGTDAEVTLTATVSLNGAQEVKTFTATVKAAGLPEPVAHYSFEQGLSDSTGNFGSGSIVGPKIGESGGNITYAEGVIGQAAVFDGASGVVLPDSLIEDHSYAFSLWLSPSALSAYTTSFFGWATDSSWISLLPNGFGDDTMLWSGTAWYDANTGEQIPADAWSHVAVSVNGGEVKVFINGEEKFSGNNFPNIFGAATTSHFALGVNYWDTPYTGMIDELKIYEDAIPADDMLELYEAELLGAQ encoded by the coding sequence ATGAAGACCACAGCGAAAGCCAGGAATCTGGCACTACTTGCATCGGCCATCGCCGCCATTTCGGGTTGTTCTGACAATGGAAACACCTATTTCGATGGCGATAACCCACCGACCGTTCTAGCCCCCGAGCGCGACAAGGTTGCGGACGCGGGCGATCCGACTGCCGATGCCGCAGTCATTCAATACAACGACATGGCCGTACACGATCCATCGGTAATCCGCGATGACGACGGTACCTTTTATGTCTTCGGCTCTCACCTGTCTGTGGCCAAGTCCACCGATCTGATGAGCTGGACACGGGTCGCTGACGAGGTCAATGACGCGAATCCCCTGTTCAACACCTATGCCAGTGAAATTTCCGAAGGTCTGGAATGGGTCGGCGGCCATCAGGGCAGCTGGGCATCCGACGTCATCAAACTGAACGACGGCAAGTACTACTTCTATTACAACCACTGCGCCAACCCAGCAAGCGAAGCCGGCGACTGTAACGCCCCGCGCTCCTATCTCGGGGTAGCGGTTGCCGACACCATTGAAGGTCCCTACACCGATCTGGGTATCTTCCTGCGCTCTGGCATGACCCCAGAAGAAATTGCCGCGGGCTACGGGCCCGATGGCTTTACTGAAACCGAATACAATGCCTGGGTACACCCCAACGCCATCGACCCGGACGTTTTCTACGATAAAAACGGCAAGCTGTGGATGACCTACGGCTCCTATTCCGGCGGTATCTTTATTCTGGAAATGGATGAATCCACCGGTAAGCCAGTCCCGGGCCAGGGCTACGGCAAGCACCTCACCGGCGGAGATCACAGTGCCATCGAAGGCACTTATATGCTGTACAGCCCGGAGAGTGACTACTACTACCTGTTTATGTCCTTCGGCGGCTTCGTTTCCACCGACGGTTACAACCTCCGCGTGGCCCGCTCACGAAACCCTGACGGCCCCTTCCTGGATGCCGCCGGCAACGATATGGCCGTGGCTCGCGGTAACTGGGACAGCATCGCCCCCTACGGTGTGAAACTGATGGGCGGTTTTGAATTTGCTTCCGATGTAGGCGACACCGTAGCCAGCCGCGGGTACCTGGCTCCCGGCCACAACTCTGCCTACTACGACGCGGAAACCGGCAAACACCTGCTGATCACCCACACCCGCTTCCCCAATCGCGGCGAACAACACTCGGTAAGGGTTCACGAGATGTTCGTAAACGCCGATGGCTGGCTGGTGGCTTCCCCCGAGCGCTATGCGCCCATCGACGGCGACAATATTGTCGACAGCAACGACCTGAACGGCACCTACAAGCTGATCAATCACGGCAAAGACATCAACCGTACCGCCAAGCCGACCCTGTATGTCACCCTGGATGACTACGGCCGTATCCGCGGCGAAGTGAACGGCAGCTACGTGCACGATGTGGAAAATCCGAGCCAGATCCACTTCAAGCTCAATATCGACGGCGATACTCTCGAGTACGAAGGTGTTGCCAAATGGCAGTGGAACGCGCAAGCAGAAAAACTGGTACCCATCTTCACCGCAGTGTCCGCCAGCGGCGAATCCATCTGGGGTGAGAAGATGGAGACCCTGGGGGAATCAGAAGTACTCGCCAACATCGGCGATGCGCTGTCCCTGCCCACCAGCACCGCCGACAATAGCCTGACCCTGCCCACCCGCGGCACGCGCGCGGCGGATATTACCTGGAGCAGCAGTAACGAGCTGGTCATCAAGCCCGATGGCACTGTGATACGCCCGAACGCAGGTAGCGGCGATCAGACGGTCACCGTCACTGCCGATATCGAACTCAACGGCACCACCAGTAGCAAAACGTTCAATATCACCATTCCGCAACGCCAGACTTACAACCGCACCGCCTGGTTCCCGTTTGAAAATGATCTGACGGAAGCAGCAGGCCGCTTCGATCCGGCCACCGCCACCGGCGACCGTATCTTTAACAGCGGCAGTATTGCCTACGGCGCCGGGCAGGAAGGCCAGGCACTGCAGCTGGATGGCACCAACGGCGTACTGCTGCCGGAAGGCTTGATCAACAACTATGAGTACACGGTGTCCTTCTGGGCAAATCCCACCGTGATCAACGGTTTCACTACCGCCTTCTTCGGCGCGGTGAACGAGCAGATCGATGGCGCCGGCCTACCCTTCTCCACCAACTGGGTAAGCTTCCTGCCCCAGGGCTGGGACGGCAACACCATGTTGTGGAGCGGTAGTGAAGCCTGGTTCGACGGCTCTGCCGGTGAGCGCATTGCCGAAGGTGCCTGGACCCATATGGCATTCTCCGTCAATAAAGGTCTGGTGAATGTCTACCTGAACGGCGAACAGAAGTTCTCTGCAGGTAACGTGGCCGACTTCTTTACCGGAAACACCGGCAAGTTCGCCCTCGGTGTCAATTACTGGGACCTGCCCTACAACGGCATGATCGACGAGCTGAAGATTTACGAGGCGGCGCTGAGTGCTGAAGAAGTCAAATTCCTCGACATCGACAACAAGTCCGATGCCGAACTACTGGCTTCTGCCGCGGCCATTCTCGACCTGGGCGATCTGTCTGCGGTGGCAGAAGACCTGCAGCTGCCAGTAACCGGTCCTTACGCGGCGGCCATCAACTGGACCTCTTCCAATCCGGCGGCTATCAACGTATCTGGAGACACCGGTGTGGTTACCCGCCCGGAAGGTACAGACGCGGAGGTCACCCTGACCGCCACCGTATCCCTGAACGGCGCCCAGGAAGTGAAAACCTTCACCGCCACTGTGAAAGCTGCGGGCCTGCCGGAACCGGTAGCCCACTACAGCTTCGAGCAGGGCCTGAGTGACAGCACCGGCAACTTCGGCAGTGGTTCCATCGTCGGTCCCAAGATCGGTGAATCCGGTGGCAACATCACCTACGCCGAAGGCGTGATCGGTCAGGCGGCGGTATTCGACGGTGCGTCCGGTGTGGTACTGCCAGACAGCCTGATCGAAGATCACAGCTATGCCTTCAGCCTGTGGCTGAGCCCATCGGCACTGAGCGCCTACACCACCAGCTTCTTCGGCTGGGCCACCGATTCCAGCTGGATCAGCCTGCTGCCGAACGGCTTTGGCGATGACACCATGTTGTGGTCCGGTACCGCCTGGTACGACGCCAATACCGGCGAGCAGATTCCCGCCGATGCCTGGAGCCACGTGGCCGTCAGCGTCAACGGCGGTGAAGTGAAGGTGTTCATCAACGGTGAAGAGAAGTTCAGCGGTAACAACTTCCCGAACATCTTTGGCGCTGCAACCACCAGCCACTTTGCCCTGGGTGTGAACTACTGGGATACCCCCTACACTGGCATGATCGACGAGCTGAAAATCTACGAGGACGCAATCCCCGCGGACGACATGCTCGAGCTGTACGAAGCAGAACTGCTTGGAGCCCAGTAA
- a CDS encoding TonB-dependent receptor, with product MFKRHLLSSSIAMATVLGGMSGMALAQNSEFDAEVDDTSALEEVVVVGLRASLEKAIDIKREKFQIVDSIVAEDIGKFPDNNVAESLQRVTGVQVTDRGAGEVSGVSIRGLNDVTTTVNGRNIFTASGRYVALQDIPASLLGQVNVYKTRSADLIASGIAGQIDIQTHRPFDFDDSKFVVVSRGIYQEQADSVDPNISALASNRWETSAGDFGALVNVSYARTNFLDEGAKAGAAVPFRAPSDPDAPMERLFSGWQAGTDRGLSFAAGSTLEDGTEYLLGRDAIIQNSYSGERERPAANISLQWAPNDSSEYLFETFYNGYRQESVNNMLLTYTDAWWGVDPADPVVLYEGTNIVKERYVNESNAFTSGDFTKGKTDSFVYALGGKWDVTENLRLESELVYQKSTFESEFLAMQTKRPDNSIPRMYVDFNSGNGIPGLTYLDDPDTADIDESDLTNPALWQMSNLYDTQLENEGDAKSLTFDGEYFVEWGIFDKIEFGLRYDRRTAVESLYTRSAGIGECDTCSFDNYPGLLTSTNNFYDGESDMPGSWAVVDGRWLYAHGDEIRRAYSDSLLTSDEMVLPETFAVDETQVAVYLQTEFSTEIAGRTLDGEVGIRVLDVDTDIEFPDQFNVGEVILANNAVTRFMPSLMVRYHLTEDLIARASYGETLRMPNFVDLNPNITYQADVTNIGYGQASGGNPDLRPTESINIDIALEYYFADASSIHVTWFQRDIEGLVAGFRKRINADNPNDVPDIGFYDYILSQPDNASGGVLKGLELGMTYFPESLPGILDGFGVQASYTILDSGQDVPITDEDGNVIGTDKMSMFGVSDSSYSVVLAYDNYDLDMRLAYVWREDFLYGNEAALFANPLGIYHSPENSLDFQASYDVTDDLVITFDGTNLTEEKQQEYYEYADLYNFGNFKFSRTFALGARYSF from the coding sequence ATGTTCAAGCGACACCTACTCAGCTCGTCTATAGCCATGGCCACCGTACTCGGCGGCATGAGTGGCATGGCGCTGGCGCAAAACTCCGAATTCGATGCGGAAGTCGACGATACCTCGGCGCTCGAAGAGGTGGTTGTTGTCGGCCTGCGCGCGAGTCTTGAAAAAGCGATTGATATCAAACGCGAAAAATTCCAGATCGTTGATTCCATCGTGGCGGAAGACATCGGTAAATTCCCCGACAACAACGTGGCCGAATCCCTGCAGCGGGTTACCGGGGTGCAGGTAACCGACCGCGGTGCCGGTGAGGTCAGTGGGGTGTCCATTCGCGGTTTGAATGACGTCACCACAACCGTCAATGGTCGCAACATCTTCACCGCCTCCGGTCGATATGTTGCGCTGCAGGACATTCCCGCCAGTCTGTTGGGGCAGGTGAATGTGTACAAAACCCGCTCGGCGGACCTGATTGCCAGTGGTATCGCCGGGCAGATCGATATTCAAACCCACCGCCCGTTTGACTTTGACGACAGCAAGTTTGTGGTCGTCAGTCGCGGTATCTACCAGGAGCAGGCGGATTCGGTGGACCCGAATATCAGCGCCCTGGCCAGTAACCGTTGGGAAACATCCGCCGGCGATTTCGGTGCCCTGGTAAACGTGTCCTATGCGCGTACCAACTTCCTGGATGAAGGCGCCAAAGCGGGTGCCGCGGTTCCGTTCCGTGCGCCTTCAGACCCGGATGCGCCGATGGAGCGCCTGTTCTCCGGATGGCAGGCGGGTACCGACCGCGGTCTGTCTTTCGCGGCGGGTTCCACTCTTGAAGACGGCACCGAGTACCTGCTGGGCCGCGATGCCATTATCCAGAATTCCTACTCCGGTGAGCGCGAGCGCCCCGCGGCCAATATCTCCCTGCAGTGGGCGCCGAACGATTCTTCCGAATATCTGTTTGAAACTTTCTATAACGGTTACCGTCAGGAAAGTGTCAACAACATGCTGCTCACCTACACCGATGCCTGGTGGGGGGTGGATCCGGCGGATCCGGTGGTTTTGTACGAAGGCACCAATATCGTCAAAGAGCGCTACGTCAACGAATCCAATGCGTTTACCAGTGGCGACTTCACCAAGGGTAAGACGGACAGCTTTGTCTACGCCCTCGGCGGCAAGTGGGACGTTACCGAGAACCTGCGCCTGGAATCCGAACTCGTTTACCAGAAAAGTACCTTTGAGAGCGAGTTCCTGGCCATGCAGACCAAGCGGCCAGACAACAGCATTCCGCGTATGTACGTCGACTTCAATAGCGGCAATGGTATTCCCGGGCTGACCTATCTGGATGATCCGGACACCGCCGATATCGACGAGAGCGATCTCACCAATCCTGCGCTGTGGCAGATGAGCAATCTGTACGACACACAGCTCGAGAATGAAGGGGATGCGAAGTCACTCACCTTTGATGGCGAATATTTCGTCGAGTGGGGCATTTTCGACAAGATTGAATTCGGCCTGCGCTATGACCGCCGCACCGCGGTAGAAAGCCTGTATACCCGCAGTGCCGGTATCGGTGAATGCGATACCTGTTCCTTCGACAATTACCCGGGACTGCTGACCTCAACCAATAATTTCTACGATGGTGAGTCCGATATGCCCGGAAGCTGGGCAGTGGTAGACGGTCGTTGGTTGTATGCGCACGGCGATGAAATTCGCCGGGCGTACAGTGATAGCCTGCTCACTTCGGATGAAATGGTATTGCCTGAGACATTTGCCGTCGATGAAACGCAGGTGGCCGTATATCTGCAGACTGAATTCTCTACGGAAATTGCCGGGCGCACCCTGGATGGTGAAGTGGGTATCCGCGTTCTGGATGTCGATACCGATATTGAGTTCCCGGATCAGTTCAATGTAGGTGAAGTAATTCTCGCGAATAACGCGGTCACCCGCTTTATGCCGAGCCTCATGGTGCGTTACCACCTGACCGAAGATCTGATCGCCCGTGCGAGCTACGGTGAAACCCTGCGCATGCCGAATTTTGTCGATCTCAACCCCAATATTACCTACCAGGCGGATGTAACCAACATCGGTTACGGACAAGCGAGTGGTGGTAACCCCGACCTGAGACCGACCGAATCCATAAACATCGATATCGCGCTGGAATACTATTTTGCTGATGCCAGCTCCATCCATGTAACCTGGTTCCAGCGTGATATCGAAGGGCTGGTTGCAGGTTTCCGCAAACGAATCAACGCGGACAACCCCAATGATGTGCCGGATATTGGCTTTTATGACTACATCCTGAGCCAACCAGACAATGCGTCGGGGGGTGTTCTGAAGGGCCTGGAACTGGGCATGACCTACTTCCCGGAAAGCCTGCCGGGCATTCTGGACGGTTTCGGGGTTCAGGCGAGTTACACCATTCTGGACTCAGGGCAGGACGTCCCGATTACGGATGAAGATGGCAATGTGATTGGCACCGACAAAATGTCGATGTTCGGGGTTTCCGATTCTTCCTACAGCGTGGTGTTGGCCTACGACAACTACGATCTGGATATGCGTCTCGCCTACGTTTGGCGTGAGGATTTCCTGTACGGCAATGAGGCCGCGTTGTTTGCCAACCCGCTGGGTATTTACCACAGCCCGGAAAACAGTCTGGACTTCCAGGCCAGTTACGACGTGACCGACGACCTGGTGATTACCTTCGATGGAACCAACCTGACCGAAGAAAAACAGCAGGAATACTATGAGTACGCCGACCTGT